Below is a window of Streptomyces sp. WMMB303 DNA.
GGCCGTCGACGATCTGCTGGATCTCGGGACGCAGTGCCTCGACCCGGCGGCGGGTGAAGGCCTTGGCGGCCAGTTCGCGCAGCCGCGTGTGGTCCGGCGGATCGGCGAAGAGCATGTGCTTGGTGAGGATGTCGGTGTATCCCTCGTGCGCCGACACACCGGTGCTCTGCTGCGCGAAGATGTCCGGGACACCGGAGAAGTCCTTGGTGAACCGGGCGTCGGAGAGGGCCTCCTTGGCCTCCTCGTAGCGGGTGATCACCCAGACGTCGATACCGTCGGGGGTCCGCATCGCGTGGACGGGTCCTTCCACCCGGAGGCGGTCGTAGACCGCGTACGGATCCTGGAAGAACGACATGTCGAGGACTTCGCGGCCGGGCCCGGTCAAGGTCGTCATACGCTTCCACCTCTCCTGTCCCTCAAGGGCGTCTCGAACCTATGGGCCGGTGAGCGAACCTGCCAATAACGAGAATCAGTTACCCCCGCCCGCGGGCATGGCCGTCCGGTCGGCTGCCGCCGTCGACTCCGCGAGCGTGACCACCCGGGCGACCGCCACCCGCGAACCCACCCGCAGCTTGCGCAGGATCCGGCCGACGTGGACCTGGACGGTGTTCAGCTTGATGTCGAGCGCGCTGGCGATCTGCTGGTTCGAGCTGCCGCGTGCGATCAGCCGGGCCACCTGCAGTTCGCGCGGGGAAAGGCACTCGATCACCCCCGTCCCCCGGCCCGCGTCGCCGACGGGGGCCGACCGTCCGGCCGCCCGCAGCAGCCGGACGTTGTCCGCCGCGACCGGTGCGGCGGAGGACCGGTAGAGCTCCTCCGACCGGGCCAGGGCCGTCTGGGAAGCGCGGCGGCGGCCCTTTCGGCCGTGCGCCGCCCCGGCCATCAGGTACGCGGCGGCCAGCCCCAGCCGGGCCCGGTCGCGCTCGAAGGCCACGCACGCGGCGTCGGCCGCTCGCTGTGCGCTGTCCGGGTCGGAGCCGAGCACCGCCTCGGCGTGGGCGAGTTGGGCGTAGCCGTGGGCGCGGTTCATGCCGCAGGCCAGCGCACTGCTCATGGCCAGCCGGCTCCACTCGCGGGCTTCGCCGTGCTGGTCGAGTGAGGAGTCCGCCGAGGCCAGCACCGCGTAGACGCGGGCCCGGCCGACGACCGGGACCAGCGGCAGCCGCTTGCCGCCCACCGCCTCGAGCACCGTGTCCCGGCCGTCCCGCAGCGACCCGGTGCGCAGCATCGTCATCCCGATCAGCGCCAGCGCCGCGTTCTCGAACGGGCCGCGGAACGGGGTGACGGTCCGCGCCTGCTCGGCCAGCTCCCGGGCGCGCTCGTTGTCGCCCGCCTCCAGGGCGATCTCGCTGAGCGCGATCAGCGCCGTCTCGACCAGGTCCGGGTGGCCGCGGGTCTCCGCGGTCCGCAGGGCGTGCAGGGTGTGCTGCTCGGCCTCGCCGAGCCTGCCGAGTTCACGCAGCGTGGCACCGTGCAGGACGCGGAGCAGGAGCGCGTGCCGCCACTCCCCCAGCGCCTCGGCGATCCGCATGCCGCGGCGCTGGTGCGCCTCGGCCTCGGTGAGCCGCTGGAGCTGGCTCTCCACCCAGGACAGGTCGGTGAGTAACGGCAGCAGCCGGCCGACGGTGGCGTCGTCGGCGCGGTCCAGGTGGGCCGCCACCCGGTCGGCGTGCACCCGGGCCGTGTACAGTCCGCCGGTCCAGCAGCCGGCCAGCGCGAGCGACATGCCCGCCTCGGCGAGGGCACCGCGGTCACCGAAGGCGGCCGCGCGCTCGAATGCCTGTGCGGCGTAGTACTCCTGCCGCAGATGGTCGCTCTTCTGCAGATAGCACCGGCTCGCCTCCAGCAGGAGTGCCAGCGCGCCCGGATCGCAGGTACCGATCCTGGCCAGCTCCCCGTTGATCTCGGCGAGCCGGTGGTCCGGGCCGGCGAGCTGCTCGTGCAGCACCGCGTCGAAGTCGGGGCCGTTGCGGTCGGGGACGTCGTGGTCGGGGACGTCGTGGTCGGGGACAGGGACTTCCTCCCGGCGGAAGGATCGCGCCACGGAGAAGGGTATGTACGCCTCCATAAGGGCATCTTCGACCAGTTCGCGATGGACATGCACCGACGGGCCGGGAGTGTATCCCTGATCACATACCTCTCGGTACGGGAACTCCAAACCCTGTATAGACCAAGCAAGTTGACCGGAGCCGTCCGCCGGGAGGCGGTGGCTTGCGGCCGAGCACCGGCCCGGCCCGCAGCCCCCCGGCACCGGCCCCCGGAGCACCTCCGGCAGCCGTTGACACGCCGGGTGGGTGCTTGTTTCCATGCGGCAGCGAGCACCGCCCGCCGATCGTCGACCGGCGCAGGCCAGGGCGCCCAGTCGCCCCTCGCGGACGGGGGTGAACCACACATGGCCGGAAGGCTGCTGGCGGTCAGCGACCTGCACATCGCCTTCCGCGAGAACCGCACCCTGCTGGAGTCCCTCCGCCCCGGGAGCGACGACGACTGGCTGATCGTCGCCGGGGACGTCGCGGAACGGTTCGCGGATGTCGAACAGGCCCTGCGGCTGCTGAGCGCACGATTCGCCAAAGTGCTCTGGGCCCCCGGCAACCACGAGTTGTGGACCCATCCCGCAGATCCGGTGACCCTGCGCGGCGACCGCCGCTACCGGCGGCTGGTGGAGATGTGCCGCGGCCTCGGTGTCGCCACACCCGAGGACCCCTACCCGGTGTGGCACGGCGCGGGTGGACCGGTCACCGTGGCGCCGCTGTTCCTCCTCTACGACTACACCTTCCGCGCCCCGGGAACGGCGACCAAGGAGGAGTCGCTGCGCCGCGCGCACGAGGCCGGCGTGGTGTGCACGGACGAGTACCTGCTGCATCCCGACCCCTATCCGACCCCGGACGCCTGGTGCCGGGCCCGCGCGGAGTGGACCCGACGGCGACTCGAAGCCCTCGCACCCGGGGAGCGGACGGTACTGGTCAACCACTGGCCGCTGGTCCGGGAACCCACCAGGATCCTGCGCCATCCGGAGTTCGCCCAGTGGTGCGGCACCGAACTGACCGCGGACTGGCACCGCCGCTTCCGGGCGGCGGCCGTCGTCTACGGCCATCTGCACATCCCCCGTGTCACCTGGCACGACGGAGTCAGATTCGAGGAAGTCTCGGTGGGCTACCCGCGCGAATGGCAGCCCCGTGACCCGCGGGAGCCGCTGCGCCCGGTGCTGCCCGCCGCCGTCCCGCCGCCACCGTCGCCCGCCGCCGTCCCGGCGACCGCTCCGGCCGGGGAGAGCACCTTGCTGCGTGCGCTGCTGCCCGCCTCGGTGGCCACCGCCGAGGCGTTCGACGACCTTCCCGGAGCACCCGCCGACCATCTGCATCCGCGGGAGGCGCAGGTGGTCGACCACGCGGTGCCGCGCAGGCAGCGCGAGTTCGCCACCGTGCGGCACTGCGCCCGGCGGGCCGCGGGCAGCATCGGCGTAGTGCCCGTCCCCCTGCTGCCCGACCGGCGCGGCGCCCCGCAGTGGCCGGAGGGCGTGGTGGGCGCCATGACCCACTGCGAGGGCTACCGGGCCGCCGCCGTGGCCCGCAGCAGGGAAGTCATCGGCGTCGGGATCGACGCCGAACCCAACGAGCCCTGCCCGGCCGGCGTCCTGGACCTCATCTCGCTGGAGCGCGAACGGGAGTGGGTGGCCGCGCACACCCGCGCCGCGCCCGGAGTCCGCTGGGACAGGCTGCTGTTCAGCGCCAAGGAGTCGGTGTTCAAGGTGTGGTATCCCCTCACCCGCCGCGAACTGGACTTCGAGGAGGCGCACATCGAGATCGACCCGGACGACGGGACCTTCACGGCCCGGCTCCTGGTCCCCGGGCCGACGGTCGGCGGCAGGCGCCTGGACGGGTTCACCGGGCGCTGGCTGTGCCGCGACAACCTGCTGATCACCGCGATCACCCTGCCGGCCACCGCGCCCGGACAGGGCGGGCCGGCCCCGGCACCCGCCGCGGCCGACCGCGGCCGGGACACCGAGGGCGTGCCCCGGATCACCGTCCCCTGACGGCCCGTCCGCGGTCGCGGTCAGCGCGCCGCCGCGCCGCGGCCGGCAGGGTCCTCTACCCGGGGAACCGCCGGTTCCCCGCCCGGCCCGGCCGGCTCCGGCACCTCGATCGCGTAGCCGCGCAGCGGCTGGGAGGTGCGCCAACCGCCGCAGCCCAGTTGGAAGCGCAGATCCCAGGTGCCGGGGGCCAGCGCCCGACCGTGGTCGGCCGTGGCCGGATCGACGGTGAACTCCGAATCCCACCGCAGGGTGCACAACTCCCGGCGGTCACGCCCCGCGCCGCGCAGCCGGGCGGCCGCCCGCGCCGCCGCTCCGGCGAGCGCTCCGGGCGCCTTCGCCGCCACCGCCGCCGACACCCGCGCCATCGCCCGCGACAGCCGGGCGGCCCATTCCGTCGGCCCACCCGGACGGTGGGGCTCCTCCACGACGTGCCGGCCGGCCGGCAGGTTCAGCACCGTTCCGCCCTCCCGGTGGCGCAGTTGGCCGCGCACATTGCTGCGCCGCACGGCCTTGGCGAAGTCGGCCCGCTCGGCAGCGGCGGGCAGCGCCGCCACCCGCTCCGGCAGTCGCAGCAGCCGCCCCTCGCCCTCCGGGGCGCGGGCGAAGGCGAGCGGCGCGGTGCCCCGGGTCCGGCCGCGGCGCCGAACCAGACCGGTCGAGCACCGGACGGTGAGCTGCCCGTCCGTCCACCGCGCTGAGGTCACCCGCGGCCGGTGCACGACACCGGCCTCGAACCCCGCCTGTTCCTCCAGCAGCGCGCGGTCCCCGTGCCGGGCGAGGGCGGCGACGATCCGCAGCCGGGTGGGCAGGGCCGCGTCCGTCTCCGGGGGCAGTTCGGCGGCCAGCGCGCCGACGGCCTCGCACCACGCCGCCCTGCGGTCCGCCGGCTGGTCCAGCAGGCGCTTGCCCGCTATCCGGTCGAGTGCCTTCTTCCCGTACCACCTGGCCACCAGCCGGTTCCGCAGCGGGCCCGGCGGCACCCGGGTGTCCGAGGCGTCCAGGACCGCGAGTACCCGCCGGATGCTGTCGATGTAGGAGTACGGCTCGATCTGCGCGTAGCTGACGTTCTGCTTCCCGTCGGCATGGCGCACCCAGTGGTAGCAGGTGTAGTCGTGCACGGTGGCCACCCGGCCGGTGAGGAGATACGCGCGCAGGGTGAACAGGTGGTCCTCCAACCGCACCCTGCCCTCCGCGAACCGCAGTCCGTGTGCGCGCAGGAAGTCCCGGCGGAAGAGCTTGTGCACCGTCATCGAGCTCAGCAGCGCGGGGTCGGTCCGCAGGTCGGCCCCGGTCCGCGGCTGTTCGAACAGGGCGCGCGGTGCCGGCCGGCCGTGTCCGGCCATCCGCCCCACGACGATGTCCGCGCCGGTCTCCCGGGCCCGCGCGTACAGCCGCTCCAGCGCCTCCGGCGCGAGCCGGTCGTCGTCGTCCACGTAGTGCACGAACTCGCCGCGGGCCAGGTCCGTGCCGATGTTGCGGGGGCGACCGGGCCAGCCGGAGTGCGCGGCCCGCACCACGCGGACGGTCGCCTCCGCGCCACGCTTTGCCGTCTCCTCCTCCAGCAGCGCCACGGTGTCGTCGTCGGACGCGTCGTCGACGTAGATGACCTCGAACTCGGAGCGGGGCATCGTCTGCGCCAGGAGCGAGCGCAGCCCGGTCAGTACCGCGTCCCCCGTGTTGTACGTGGGGACGACGACGCTGACCTTGAGGGGCTGTGCGGGGGTATGGGATATCGCGGTGTCCAACTGCGGCCTTCCGTCCGGTCCTGGGCGCCCGCGCTGGTCGGGGCGGTGGTCCGGGCCCGGGTGCCCGCCGGCCGCCGGACCATGCGCCCCGGAGCGCCGCGGCGGGTGCCGGCCCGCGCCCGGCACCGGACGGCACCCGCCTTGCGCCCCCGCCCCCGGACCGGCCGGGGACGACGGGTCACCCCAGGTAGAGCGGCACGCGTTCGGCCGCAGCACCGAGTTCGGCACGCTCGGCCGCGGTCGGGGCCCGGCGGCCGGTACCGATCAGGAGCGCGTCCCGGTCGCCGAGCGAGGCCGGGAACGGGGCACCGGCGATCTCTTCCAGCGCGGCGCGGGATCGGGCCAGGCACTCGGCGGGCGGCCCCGCCACGTGCGGCAGATGGGCGACCAGGTCGAGATGGTGCAGCGTCCACTCCAGGACGTAGGCCGCCAGATAGTCGCCCGCGGTGAGGACCTGGCCACGAGTGCGCACCCGCAGCAGCGGGTCGGCCAGTGCGGCGGCGCGGCCCGCGGCGGAGCCGACGTCGTCGAGGTGGAACGTGAGCAGGTGCGGCTCACGGTACGCCGCGGCCAGCCGGACGACGAGCGCGTCCAGCGGGTCCTCGCCGGTCGGCGGCCCGTCGGCGACCTCCCAGTAGGTCACCGCGTCGGCGGTCGGCTCGCTCCCGGTCGGGGTGGCGAGGGTGATCAGGACGTCCTGCGCGTCGATGACCAGATGGCACACCAGGTCCCGCACGAGCCAGCCGGCGCACCCGGAGGGCTGCGCGAAGTCGGCGTCCGGGAGTGCGGCGACCGCCGTCCGCAGCGCCGTCCACGAGCAGGCGAAGAGGTCCACGTCGGCACGCTAGTGCGGCACACACCCGGCGGACAACCGGATTCGGGGCACCGCCCAGTGCTGTGACCGCGAACGTTCACCGGGTCGGGGCGATGCCCTCGACCGCCGGGCCAGGGGAAATTCCGGCCTGCGAGGTGAGTAATCCTCAGGTCCTCCCTCAACGGGCGCGCCCTCATCCGCAGGGCGGAGACGGTCCGCCGTAGCGGACGAAGCGCGGCTGACGAGTCCAGGGCCGGCATGTCCATCATGACGACAGCGACCGTTCCACTCCCCGGCTCCGCATCTGCGCCTGCCTGGGCTCGCCGCGCCGCCCACGCCATCGCTCTGTGCGCGGTCCCGTCCGGCCTGTGGCGCATCGCCATGGCATCCGGTGTCCATGTGGGCTACAGCGACCAAGTGCTGCGCGACGTCTTCGACATCCCAGGCCGGGGCATCGCTTACGTCGTCGGTCTCTCCGTCCTCGCCGAGCTGGCCGCTCTGCTTCCGCTGCTGCTCGTCAGCAACCGGTGGCGGCCGCTGCACCCCAGGATCCTCGCCCCGCCGGCCTGGACCGCCTCGGGCATCCTGGTCCTGGTGGCACTGTGGCAACTCGCGGTCGCTTTCACCGTCGAGAGCCGGACGTACCTGTCGAGTGATGCAGCACAGACCGTCTGGGGCCTCACTTTCGCCCCGCTGTTCGCCATCCCGGCGCTGATGACTGCGGTGACTTGGTCGTACGCGAGACGGCACCGGGCACTCGGGACAGGCAAAGCGCCTGCCACGACCTTGACATCGGCTACTCCCGTCCCACCGTTTCCCGGCGCCACAAGCGTGGCCGATGACTGAGCTGCCCAGTGATCGTTTCCGGTCACCGCAGCACTAGTTGTATTGCTCTGTGAGGTTGGGGACGCGGCTGGCGGGTGGTTTGCCTGCGAGTGCGGTGTGTCCGCGGTGGTGATTGTAGGTGTGCAGCCACTGCGGGAACGCGTCGCGTCGTTCCTGTTCTGACCGGTAGGGGCGGGCGTAGGCCCATTCGTCGAGCAGGGTGCGGTTGAGGCGTTCGACCTTGCCGTTGGTCTGGGGCCGGTAGGGCCGGGTTCGCTTGTGGGTGATCCCGGCCGCTGCCAGTGTGTCGCGCCAGGTGTGGGACTTGTAGCAGGCGCCGTTGTCGGTCAGGACGCGTTCGACGGTGATGCCGACGCTGGTGAAGTAGGCGTGTGCCCGGGCCCAGAAGCCGGTGGCCGTGTCCTTCTTCTCGTCGGTGTGGATCTCGCTGTAGGCGAGGCGGGAGTGGTCGTCGACGGCGGTGTGGATGTAGCTGTAGCCGGCGTTCTTGCGGGTCTTGCGGCCGGCCTGGCGGCCGAGGACCTTGTGGCCGCCGCCGTCGGGGATGTTGCCCAGTTTCTTGATGTCGACGTGGACGAGCTCGCCGGGATGTTCGCGTTCGTAGCGGCGTATGACGCGGCCGGTCGCACGGTCCAGATGGGTCAGCCGGGCCAGCCCGAACCGCGTCAGCACGCGGTGCACGGTCGAGGGCACGAGGTCCAGCAGGTGCGCGATGCGGGCCGGGCCCCACCGGCGCAGGAGGCGGACCTTGATGATCCTTCGCTCGGTCCGTGTCGGCGTCCGCCGCGGGCTGTGACGGGGACGCGAGGAGCGGTCGGTCATCCCGGCCTCGCCCAGCAGCCGGTAGCGCTCAGCCCACCGCTGAGCCGTGGTCGGCGAGACCTGGAAGCGTTCGGCAGCCCGCCGGAGCGGCCAGCCGTCCTCGACCACGCAACGGGCCAGACGCAGACGTCCGGTCTCGGTCAGGGGTGCATTACGGTGGGGCACGAGGGCCTTTCTGGTCGGTGTAGACGTCGCAATCCACACCGAACCCGGAAGGCCCTCACCCGTTCAAGATCCCTCAGCCGAGACCTGCATCACCCGTCCACAACCTCCCGAGACAGAACAACTAGTGCGCGCTCAGCGGGATCTCGCACCAGACGCGCTTGCCGTTGCCGCGCGGTTCGACGCCCCAGTCGGTGGCCAGCTCCTCGATGAGCATCAGGCCGCGCCCCGAGGTGGACTGCTCGGTGGCGGCCCGGCGGTAGGGGTTGTCCGGCGAGGTGTCGGTGACCGCGATGCGCAGGGCGCGGCTGCCGTTGCGCACCGGCCGGGCCGTGAGGGTGGCGTCGCCCTCGGTGTGCAGCAGCGCGTTGGTGGCCATTTCGCTGGCGAGCAGCTCGGCGGTGTCGGCGAGGGAGTCCAGGGACCAGCGGTGCAGGGCGGTGCGCAGCGCCTGCCGGGCCGCGTGCAGGGACTGCGGGTCGCTGGAGGAGATGGTGACGGCCATCTGCGGCGCGGCCGGGCGCCGGCCCGAGGCACGGCGCAGCAGCAGCAGCGCGACGTCGTCCTCCTCGCCGGTGAAGTCACCCATGGTGCGCAGCAGGTGGTCGGCGAGGTCGTCGGGGCGCACGGGGCCGTGCCGCACCGCCTCCAGGAGTCTCGCGCGCCCCTCGTCCAGGTCGTGGGTGCGGGACTCGATGAGGCCGTCGGTGCACATCACCAGCGAGGAACCGGGCTCGATCAGCGTCTCCGAGAGCGCGTACGGGGGCTGGGCCGAGGGCGCGGCGAGGCCGAGCGGGAGCCCGACGGGGGTGTCGACCCATACGCAGCTCCCGTCGGGGCGGCGCAGGACCGGTTCCGGGTGACCGGCCCGGACGGTCACGGCGACCCCGGTGCCGGGATCGAACAGCACCAGGAGGCAGGTGGCGAACCGGTCGGTGTCCAGTTCGGCGAGGAAGGCCGAGGCGCGGGCCATGACGGTCAGCGGCGGGTGCCCCTCGGCCGCGTAGGCACGCAGCGCGATCCGCAACTGCCCCATGACGGCAGCGGCGGTCACGTCGTGTCCCTGGACGTCGCCCACGACGGCGGCGATCCGGCCGTCCGGCAGCGTGACGGCGTCGTACCAGTCGCCCCCGATTCCACCGCGGGCGCGCGCCGGACGGTAGCGGGTCGCGATGGCCAGGCCGGGGACGTGCGGGATGTGCCCGGGCAGCATCGCCGTCTGGAGCCCGGCGGCCAGCTCGTGCTCCTGGTCGAAGAGCAGGGCCCGTTGGAGGGACTGGGCGATGGTGTTGCTGAGCGCGGTCAGCACCGTGCGCTCGTCGTGGGTGAAGCGGTCCTTGCCCTCGTAGGTGAGGCCCACGGCACCGATGGGGGTGTCGTGCGCGATCAGTGGGAAGTAGACCGCCGCGGTGGCGCGGGGCACCAGGCCCAGGTACTGGCCCAGCCCGGGGTAGCGCCGGGCGAAGTCCGCGCGGCTGGTGACGAAGACCGGCTCCCGGGTGCGGACCGCCTCGGTGAGCGGCAGCGGGGCGCCGATCCGGGCCAGATGGAAGTCGCGGATGATCTCGTCCGGGACGCCGTTGGAGCCCACCAGCCCCATTCGCCCGCCGTCCACCAGACCGAGGGTGATGCTGGCCGCCCCCAGCCGCTGCACCAGCCGGGTGGTGGTGAGGGCCTCGGCGACGTCATCGACGGT
It encodes the following:
- a CDS encoding IS481 family transposase; this translates as MPHRNAPLTETGRLRLARCVVEDGWPLRRAAERFQVSPTTAQRWAERYRLLGEAGMTDRSSRPRHSPRRTPTRTERRIIKVRLLRRWGPARIAHLLDLVPSTVHRVLTRFGLARLTHLDRATGRVIRRYEREHPGELVHVDIKKLGNIPDGGGHKVLGRQAGRKTRKNAGYSYIHTAVDDHSRLAYSEIHTDEKKDTATGFWARAHAYFTSVGITVERVLTDNGACYKSHTWRDTLAAAGITHKRTRPYRPQTNGKVERLNRTLLDEWAYARPYRSEQERRDAFPQWLHTYNHHRGHTALAGKPPASRVPNLTEQYN
- a CDS encoding 4'-phosphopantetheinyl transferase superfamily protein, producing MVDHAVPRRQREFATVRHCARRAAGSIGVVPVPLLPDRRGAPQWPEGVVGAMTHCEGYRAAAVARSREVIGVGIDAEPNEPCPAGVLDLISLEREREWVAAHTRAAPGVRWDRLLFSAKESVFKVWYPLTRRELDFEEAHIEIDPDDGTFTARLLVPGPTVGGRRLDGFTGRWLCRDNLLITAITLPATAPGQGGPAPAPAAADRGRDTEGVPRITVP
- a CDS encoding maleylpyruvate isomerase N-terminal domain-containing protein, which codes for MDLFACSWTALRTAVAALPDADFAQPSGCAGWLVRDLVCHLVIDAQDVLITLATPTGSEPTADAVTYWEVADGPPTGEDPLDALVVRLAAAYREPHLLTFHLDDVGSAAGRAAALADPLLRVRTRGQVLTAGDYLAAYVLEWTLHHLDLVAHLPHVAGPPAECLARSRAALEEIAGAPFPASLGDRDALLIGTGRRAPTAAERAELGAAAERVPLYLG
- a CDS encoding SpoIIE family protein phosphatase; protein product: MHRFREPNTGPAGHGDDPPVAAHVALAVNGMGSFCWDLQSGEMKFDDAGLAVLGFKPGEYDDRPATIADRMVPQELPAVQAQVGRALKARTGYSVYFRVRHPDGSLRWTHSQATVVCDDTGSPVQVVGIIRDASQELQAVDQTRELRQAKSDRRRQADLVGHVNDALAPTVTVDDVAEALTTTRLVQRLGAASITLGLVDGGRMGLVGSNGVPDEIIRDFHLARIGAPLPLTEAVRTREPVFVTSRADFARRYPGLGQYLGLVPRATAAVYFPLIAHDTPIGAVGLTYEGKDRFTHDERTVLTALSNTIAQSLQRALLFDQEHELAAGLQTAMLPGHIPHVPGLAIATRYRPARARGGIGGDWYDAVTLPDGRIAAVVGDVQGHDVTAAAVMGQLRIALRAYAAEGHPPLTVMARASAFLAELDTDRFATCLLVLFDPGTGVAVTVRAGHPEPVLRRPDGSCVWVDTPVGLPLGLAAPSAQPPYALSETLIEPGSSLVMCTDGLIESRTHDLDEGRARLLEAVRHGPVRPDDLADHLLRTMGDFTGEEDDVALLLLRRASGRRPAAPQMAVTISSSDPQSLHAARQALRTALHRWSLDSLADTAELLASEMATNALLHTEGDATLTARPVRNGSRALRIAVTDTSPDNPYRRAATEQSTSGRGLMLIEELATDWGVEPRGNGKRVWCEIPLSAH
- a CDS encoding glycosyltransferase family 2 protein gives rise to the protein MDTAISHTPAQPLKVSVVVPTYNTGDAVLTGLRSLLAQTMPRSEFEVIYVDDASDDDTVALLEEETAKRGAEATVRVVRAAHSGWPGRPRNIGTDLARGEFVHYVDDDDRLAPEALERLYARARETGADIVVGRMAGHGRPAPRALFEQPRTGADLRTDPALLSSMTVHKLFRRDFLRAHGLRFAEGRVRLEDHLFTLRAYLLTGRVATVHDYTCYHWVRHADGKQNVSYAQIEPYSYIDSIRRVLAVLDASDTRVPPGPLRNRLVARWYGKKALDRIAGKRLLDQPADRRAAWCEAVGALAAELPPETDAALPTRLRIVAALARHGDRALLEEQAGFEAGVVHRPRVTSARWTDGQLTVRCSTGLVRRRGRTRGTAPLAFARAPEGEGRLLRLPERVAALPAAAERADFAKAVRRSNVRGQLRHREGGTVLNLPAGRHVVEEPHRPGGPTEWAARLSRAMARVSAAVAAKAPGALAGAAARAAARLRGAGRDRRELCTLRWDSEFTVDPATADHGRALAPGTWDLRFQLGCGGWRTSQPLRGYAIEVPEPAGPGGEPAVPRVEDPAGRGAAAR
- a CDS encoding LuxR C-terminal-related transcriptional regulator, with the protein product MARSFRREEVPVPDHDVPDHDVPDRNGPDFDAVLHEQLAGPDHRLAEINGELARIGTCDPGALALLLEASRCYLQKSDHLRQEYYAAQAFERAAAFGDRGALAEAGMSLALAGCWTGGLYTARVHADRVAAHLDRADDATVGRLLPLLTDLSWVESQLQRLTEAEAHQRRGMRIAEALGEWRHALLLRVLHGATLRELGRLGEAEQHTLHALRTAETRGHPDLVETALIALSEIALEAGDNERARELAEQARTVTPFRGPFENAALALIGMTMLRTGSLRDGRDTVLEAVGGKRLPLVPVVGRARVYAVLASADSSLDQHGEAREWSRLAMSSALACGMNRAHGYAQLAHAEAVLGSDPDSAQRAADAACVAFERDRARLGLAAAYLMAGAAHGRKGRRRASQTALARSEELYRSSAAPVAADNVRLLRAAGRSAPVGDAGRGTGVIECLSPRELQVARLIARGSSNQQIASALDIKLNTVQVHVGRILRKLRVGSRVAVARVVTLAESTAAADRTAMPAGGGN